A window of Brevibacterium ihuae contains these coding sequences:
- a CDS encoding class I SAM-dependent methyltransferase, whose translation MTYSHIWDRMRERDPEHSARYAQRWRDLAADGRDLDGEARFIDAMAERRSRILDAGCGTGRVGGYLAERGHEVVGVDLDDYLIAEAQETYPAADWFVGDIAEFDLAALDGGAHEGFDIIVSAGNVMTFLDPASRAAVMGNLAGALRRGGRLVCGFGAGRGYAFEDFEADLAGAGLSVTARFSTWTLRPFTPPGDFLVAVAERPA comes from the coding sequence ATGACGTACTCGCACATATGGGATCGGATGCGGGAGCGCGACCCCGAGCACTCGGCGCGCTACGCGCAGCGCTGGCGCGACCTCGCCGCCGACGGGCGCGACCTCGACGGCGAGGCGCGCTTCATCGATGCGATGGCCGAGAGGCGCAGCCGCATCCTCGACGCCGGCTGCGGCACCGGCCGCGTCGGAGGCTACCTCGCCGAGCGCGGCCACGAGGTGGTGGGCGTCGACCTCGACGACTACCTCATCGCCGAGGCGCAGGAGACCTACCCGGCCGCCGACTGGTTTGTCGGTGACATCGCCGAGTTCGACCTCGCGGCGCTCGACGGCGGCGCCCACGAGGGGTTCGACATCATCGTCTCGGCCGGCAACGTCATGACCTTCCTCGATCCGGCCAGCCGCGCGGCGGTCATGGGCAACCTCGCTGGCGCGCTGCGCCGCGGCGGCCGCCTGGTATGCGGGTTCGGCGCCGGGCGCGGGTACGCGTTCGAGGACTTCGAGGCCGATCTCGCCGGCGCCGGGCTCTCCGTCACCGCGCGCTTCTCCACCTGGACGCTGCGGCCGTTCACCCCGCCGGGGGACTTCCTCGTCGCCGTCGCGGAAAGACCCGCCTGA
- a CDS encoding LysR family transcriptional regulator has protein sequence MQWTMNWSLGQLRTFVAVADHGTMTAAARLLGYTPGAVSQHMSALRRVVGTDLVVRSGRTLTLTEAGRLLLGRARAILAAEAQAAEAIRGRVDDSLHGVTLGVFGSASVVAFGPAAAKLAGSGIGLQAREVDVEIMPSAVLEGRIDVGIGIDYPSSPLAPQRGLLMRTVREEAFNVVTASHLPDPTAADLADGSWILPRNDSTFGRAMRFACAELGIAPRESHIVVDSAVALAMVGSGMGFSLATPVTMSLAPSTARLVPGWSAGGRRIVVLVHEAMADQPAISHVVDVLAEVFAELVPAADPGRRGSGSVG, from the coding sequence ATGCAGTGGACGATGAATTGGTCGCTCGGCCAGCTCCGCACCTTCGTCGCGGTGGCCGACCATGGGACGATGACCGCGGCCGCCCGCCTGCTCGGCTACACGCCCGGGGCGGTGAGCCAGCACATGAGCGCGCTGCGCCGGGTCGTCGGGACCGACCTCGTCGTCCGCTCGGGCCGCACGCTCACCCTCACCGAGGCCGGGCGGCTGCTGCTCGGCCGTGCGCGGGCGATCCTCGCCGCCGAGGCGCAGGCCGCCGAGGCGATCCGCGGCAGGGTCGACGACAGCCTCCACGGGGTCACCCTCGGGGTGTTCGGATCCGCCTCGGTCGTGGCGTTCGGCCCCGCCGCCGCCAAGCTCGCCGGTTCCGGGATCGGTCTCCAGGCGCGCGAGGTCGACGTCGAGATCATGCCCTCGGCGGTGCTCGAGGGGCGGATCGACGTCGGGATCGGCATCGACTATCCCTCGTCCCCGCTCGCCCCGCAGCGAGGGCTGCTCATGCGGACCGTCCGCGAAGAGGCATTCAATGTCGTCACCGCCTCCCACCTGCCCGACCCGACCGCCGCGGATCTCGCCGATGGCTCGTGGATCCTCCCGCGCAACGACTCGACGTTCGGCCGGGCGATGCGCTTCGCGTGCGCGGAGCTCGGCATCGCGCCGCGGGAGTCACACATCGTCGTCGATTCGGCCGTGGCCCTCGCGATGGTCGGCAGCGGAATGGGCTTCTCGCTCGCCACGCCCGTGACGATGTCGCTCGCGCCGTCGACCGCCCGGCTCGTCCCCGGGTGGAGTGCCGGGGGCAGGCGGATCGTCGTCCTCGTGCACGAGGCGATGGCCGACCAGCCCGCGATCTCCCACGTCGTCGACGTGCTCGCAGAGGTCTTCGCCGAGCTCGTGCCGGCCGCGGACCCGGGCAGGCGGGGCTCCGGGTCCGTAGGATGA
- a CDS encoding NAD(P)/FAD-dependent oxidoreductase — protein MTTGSTPQVAPTHASVVIVGGGIMGTATAHYLAEAGVEDVVLVERDELGSGSTSKAAGGLRSQFSDEVNIALGARSLETFRRFRSDFDQDIDLVTSGYLFLLDDEEDAARFERNVALQQSLGQSSRMVTVAEAAELSPVISTAGLVGGAFNPDDAHCTPEAAVAGFARAARRRGVTVLRHTEVTDIVVEDGAVTGVETSRGPITTSAVVCAAGAWSQALGAMAGVELPVTPLRRQIMVTEPVDFDARKLPFTIDFSTSYYFHSEGDGLLMGAPELTDVREFDTHRDPEWIEHLSRLIAHRTPALEDVCIRRGWAGLYECSPDHNALIGSAVDVDGFLYACGFSGHGFLQGPAVGEVLRDLYLGREPFVDISPMSVERFAADALRVELNIV, from the coding sequence ATGACCACGGGATCAACCCCACAGGTGGCTCCGACGCACGCCTCCGTCGTCATCGTCGGCGGCGGCATCATGGGCACGGCCACGGCCCACTACCTCGCCGAGGCCGGGGTCGAGGACGTCGTCCTCGTCGAGCGCGACGAGCTCGGCTCCGGCTCGACCTCGAAGGCCGCCGGGGGCCTCCGCTCCCAGTTCTCCGACGAGGTCAACATCGCGCTCGGCGCGCGCAGCCTCGAGACGTTCCGGCGGTTCCGCTCCGATTTCGACCAGGACATCGACCTCGTGACGAGCGGCTACCTGTTCCTCCTCGACGACGAGGAGGACGCCGCGCGGTTCGAGCGCAACGTCGCGCTCCAGCAGTCGCTCGGCCAGAGCTCCCGGATGGTCACCGTCGCCGAGGCCGCCGAGCTCTCCCCCGTCATCAGCACCGCCGGCCTCGTGGGCGGGGCCTTCAACCCCGACGACGCGCACTGCACCCCCGAGGCCGCGGTCGCCGGATTCGCCCGCGCGGCCCGCCGCCGCGGCGTCACCGTCCTCAGGCACACCGAGGTCACCGACATCGTCGTCGAGGACGGCGCGGTGACCGGGGTCGAGACGAGCCGCGGCCCGATCACCACCTCGGCCGTGGTGTGCGCCGCAGGCGCCTGGTCGCAGGCGCTCGGTGCGATGGCCGGGGTCGAGCTGCCGGTCACCCCGCTGCGCCGCCAGATCATGGTCACCGAGCCGGTCGACTTCGACGCCCGGAAGCTGCCGTTCACCATCGACTTCTCGACCTCGTACTACTTCCACTCCGAGGGCGACGGACTGCTCATGGGCGCTCCCGAGCTCACCGACGTGCGCGAGTTCGACACCCACCGCGATCCGGAATGGATCGAGCACCTGAGTCGGCTCATCGCCCACCGGACGCCCGCCCTCGAGGACGTGTGCATCCGCCGCGGCTGGGCGGGCCTGTACGAGTGCTCGCCGGACCACAACGCGCTCATCGGCTCCGCCGTGGACGTCGACGGCTTCCTCTACGCCTGCGGGTTCTCCGGTCACGGATTCCTCCAGGGGCCGGCGGTCGGCGAGGTCCTGCGCGACCTCTACCTCGGCCGGGAGCCCTTCGTCGACATCTCCCCGATGAGCGTCGAGCGCTTCGCCGCGGACGCCCTGCGGGTGGAGCTCAACATCGTGTGA
- the amaB gene encoding L-piperidine-6-carboxylate dehydrogenase: MTAPSTATALPGHDAILDLARSGLSACGVDLDSLLAGDGAGGETITLRSPITGQVLGQLPADSPESAGDTIGKAHEAFLAWRDVPAPVRGMVVQRWGQLLTEHKEDLAKLVTLEAGKTPSEAAGEVQEMIDICELAVGQSRQLFGKTLPSERPGHRLMETWHPLGVVGIISAFNFPVAVYSWNTALALICGDSVVWKPSEVSTLSAIGANALLARAIEEHDGPAGLNGLLIGERAIGEPLVDDPRVELVSATGSVRMGREVGPRVAQRFGRSLLELGGNNAAIVTPSADIDLALRGVVFAAAGTAGQRCTTLRRLIVHSDIAGELVDKIVAAYGTLSIGSPTADGVLVGPLVNQASFERMQESLRAAEAQGGEILCGGKRVLEDEAADAFYVEPAVVRMPGQTEIVEEETFAPILYVMEYTDFDAAIELNNAVPQGLSSAIFTSELSEAERFIARSDTGIANVNIGTSGAEIGGAFGGNKETGGGRESGTDSWQAYMRQATNTINYSGELPLAQGVEFL, from the coding sequence ATGACCGCTCCTTCCACCGCGACCGCCCTGCCCGGCCACGACGCGATCCTGGACCTCGCCCGCAGCGGGCTCTCCGCCTGCGGGGTCGACCTCGACTCCCTGCTCGCCGGCGATGGGGCCGGCGGTGAGACGATCACGCTGCGCTCCCCCATCACCGGTCAGGTGCTCGGACAGCTCCCGGCGGACTCCCCCGAGTCCGCCGGTGACACGATCGGGAAGGCGCACGAGGCGTTCCTCGCCTGGCGCGACGTCCCCGCACCGGTCCGCGGCATGGTCGTCCAGCGCTGGGGACAGCTCCTCACCGAGCACAAGGAGGACCTCGCCAAGCTCGTCACCCTCGAAGCCGGGAAGACCCCGTCCGAGGCCGCCGGCGAGGTGCAGGAGATGATCGACATCTGCGAGCTCGCCGTCGGGCAGTCCCGGCAGCTGTTCGGCAAGACCCTGCCGAGCGAGCGGCCCGGCCACCGGCTCATGGAGACCTGGCACCCGCTCGGCGTCGTGGGCATCATCTCCGCCTTCAACTTCCCCGTCGCGGTCTACTCGTGGAACACCGCGCTCGCGCTCATCTGCGGCGACTCCGTGGTGTGGAAGCCCTCGGAGGTGTCGACGCTGTCGGCGATCGGTGCGAACGCGCTGCTCGCCCGCGCGATCGAGGAGCACGACGGTCCGGCCGGGCTCAACGGGCTGCTCATCGGCGAGCGCGCGATCGGCGAGCCGCTCGTCGACGACCCGCGCGTCGAGCTCGTGTCCGCCACCGGCTCCGTCCGGATGGGTCGCGAGGTCGGCCCGCGCGTGGCACAGCGGTTCGGCCGCTCGCTCCTCGAGCTCGGCGGCAACAACGCCGCGATCGTCACCCCGAGCGCGGACATCGACCTCGCGCTGCGCGGCGTGGTGTTCGCCGCCGCCGGCACCGCAGGACAGCGCTGCACCACCCTGCGCCGGCTCATCGTCCACTCCGACATCGCCGGAGAGCTCGTCGACAAGATCGTCGCCGCCTACGGCACCCTGAGCATCGGCTCGCCGACCGCCGACGGCGTGCTCGTCGGCCCGCTCGTCAACCAGGCGTCCTTCGAGCGGATGCAGGAGTCGCTGCGCGCCGCCGAGGCCCAGGGCGGGGAAATCCTGTGCGGCGGGAAGCGCGTGCTCGAGGACGAGGCGGCCGACGCCTTCTACGTCGAGCCCGCGGTCGTGCGGATGCCGGGGCAGACGGAGATCGTCGAGGAGGAGACCTTCGCGCCGATCCTCTACGTCATGGAGTACACCGACTTCGACGCCGCGATCGAGCTCAACAACGCGGTGCCGCAGGGACTGTCCTCGGCGATCTTCACCTCCGAGCTGTCCGAGGCTGAGCGGTTCATCGCGCGCTCGGACACCGGCATCGCGAACGTCAACATCGGCACCTCGGGTGCGGAGATCGGCGGCGCGTTCGGCGGTAACAAGGAGACCGGCGGCGGCCGCGAGTCCGGCACGGATTCGTGGCAGGCCTACATGCGGCAGGCGACGAACACGATCAACTACTCCGGCGAGCTGCCGCTCGCACAGGGGGTCGAGTTCCTCTGA
- the radA gene encoding DNA repair protein RadA: MAYTCTECGHSNPKWLGRCPQCQAWGTFEETGPAASTVRTKAKAAPAGRRAAPITGVDGTLARARPTGVGEFDRVLGGGLVPGAVILLAGEPGVGKSTLLLDVAARTARTAGRALYVTGEESAGQVRLRAERIGALEDDLLLAAETDLGVVLGMIGTEQPDLLVIDSVQTLASSDVDGVPGGVTQVREVAAGVIRAAKDHGIPTILVGHITKDGTVAGPRLLEHLVDVVCGFEGDRHSRLRLLRATKNRFGPTDEVGCFDMTEKGIESLADPSGLFLSRSNTRAPGTCLAVSQEGRRPMVVEVQALVEEATGGSPRRTVSGVDGNRVAMNIAVTSKYTKLGKHDVFVATVGGARVAEPAADLAVCLALVSAAVDRPLYSRLVAIGEISLSGEIRNVPNIGLRLAEAARLGVTNAVVARGALENVGVPPGMRVKECETVVDAIELVITGAPAAHQSTAGAAAAGSAAATSGPAGTTSGAAAAGAGSVAGRAAAAGRAGSGEATGE, from the coding sequence ATGGCGTACACGTGCACCGAATGCGGTCATTCGAACCCCAAGTGGCTCGGCCGCTGCCCCCAGTGCCAGGCGTGGGGCACCTTCGAGGAGACCGGACCCGCTGCGAGCACGGTGCGGACGAAGGCCAAGGCCGCTCCGGCGGGACGCCGGGCGGCACCGATCACCGGGGTCGACGGCACGCTGGCCCGCGCCCGGCCCACCGGCGTCGGCGAGTTCGACCGCGTGCTCGGCGGGGGCCTCGTCCCCGGGGCGGTGATCCTCCTCGCCGGCGAGCCCGGTGTCGGCAAGTCGACCCTGCTCCTCGACGTCGCCGCCCGCACCGCACGCACCGCCGGCCGGGCGCTCTACGTCACCGGCGAGGAGTCCGCGGGGCAGGTGCGGCTGCGGGCGGAGCGGATCGGCGCACTCGAGGACGACCTGCTCCTCGCCGCGGAGACCGACCTCGGCGTGGTGCTCGGGATGATCGGCACGGAGCAGCCCGATCTCCTCGTCATCGACTCGGTGCAGACGCTCGCCTCGAGCGACGTCGACGGGGTGCCCGGCGGGGTCACCCAGGTGCGCGAGGTCGCCGCCGGGGTCATCCGGGCGGCCAAGGACCACGGCATCCCCACGATCCTCGTGGGCCACATCACCAAGGACGGCACCGTCGCCGGGCCCCGGCTGCTCGAGCACCTCGTCGACGTCGTGTGCGGATTCGAGGGCGACCGGCACTCCCGGCTGCGTCTGCTGCGCGCGACGAAGAACCGGTTCGGGCCCACCGACGAGGTCGGCTGCTTCGACATGACGGAGAAGGGGATCGAGAGCCTCGCCGACCCCTCGGGGCTGTTCCTCTCCCGCTCGAACACCCGGGCTCCGGGGACGTGCCTGGCGGTGAGCCAGGAGGGCAGACGGCCGATGGTCGTCGAGGTGCAGGCCCTCGTCGAGGAGGCCACCGGCGGCAGTCCGCGGCGCACGGTGAGCGGGGTCGACGGCAACCGGGTGGCGATGAACATCGCCGTGACCTCGAAGTACACGAAGCTCGGCAAGCACGACGTGTTCGTCGCGACGGTGGGCGGGGCGCGGGTGGCCGAACCCGCCGCAGACCTCGCCGTGTGCCTCGCGCTCGTGTCCGCCGCGGTGGACCGGCCGCTCTACTCCCGGCTCGTCGCGATCGGCGAGATCAGCCTGTCCGGGGAGATCCGGAACGTGCCGAACATCGGGCTGCGGCTCGCCGAGGCCGCGCGGCTCGGGGTGACGAACGCGGTCGTCGCCCGCGGGGCGCTCGAGAACGTCGGCGTGCCGCCCGGGATGCGGGTGAAGGAGTGCGAGACGGTGGTCGATGCCATCGAGCTCGTCATCACCGGGGCACCGGCCGCGCATCAGTCGACTGCGGGTGCGGCAGCCGCGGGTTCGGCAGCTGCGACCTCGGGCCCGGCGGGTACGACCTCGGGGGCGGCAGCCGCTGGTGCGGGCTCGGTGGCTGGCCGCGCGGCAGCTGCGGGTCGGGCGGGCTCCGGGGAGGCAACCGGCGAGTAA
- the disA gene encoding DNA integrity scanning diadenylate cyclase DisA produces the protein MRTHSNPHILDPQSDEDRASRDLLLSTLAAAAPGTELRDGLERILRGRTGALIVLGSSRVVESISTGGFPIDIEFSATRLRELAKMDGAIVLDRNASRIHSAGVQLLPDPSIETTESGTRHRTAERVAKQTGFPVISVSQSMQIVQIYVHNSRHVLQVSDRILSHANQALDTLERYKSRLDEVTATLTYLEVVDRATLADVLVVLQRQEMVRRISAEISTYILELGEDGRLVTLQHEELMGSFGNVQFNLLRDYIDAIPEHAEIARVMDNLTRLSGSELVDIDVVARSIGASAASESLDRHVYPLGYRVLSSIRRVPSLVVDRLAEHFGRFTELLAADVTELKSVEGVGEHRARIVREGLNRIVEEATEG, from the coding sequence GTGCGCACCCATTCCAACCCGCACATCCTCGATCCGCAGTCGGACGAGGACCGCGCGAGCCGCGATCTGCTGCTCTCGACCCTCGCCGCCGCAGCCCCGGGCACCGAGCTCCGCGACGGCCTCGAGCGCATCCTCCGCGGACGCACCGGCGCACTCATCGTGCTGGGGAGCTCCCGGGTGGTCGAGTCGATCTCCACCGGCGGCTTCCCCATCGACATCGAGTTCTCCGCCACCCGGCTGCGCGAGCTCGCGAAGATGGACGGTGCGATCGTCCTCGATCGCAATGCCTCCCGCATCCACTCCGCCGGAGTGCAGCTGCTCCCCGACCCCTCGATCGAGACGACCGAGTCCGGCACCCGCCACCGCACCGCCGAGCGCGTGGCCAAGCAGACCGGATTCCCCGTGATCTCGGTGAGCCAGTCGATGCAGATCGTCCAGATCTACGTCCACAACAGCCGCCACGTCCTCCAGGTCTCCGACCGGATCCTGTCCCACGCGAACCAGGCGCTCGACACCCTCGAACGGTACAAGTCGCGCCTCGACGAGGTCACCGCGACCCTGACCTACCTCGAGGTCGTCGACCGGGCCACCCTCGCCGACGTCCTCGTCGTCCTCCAGCGGCAGGAGATGGTGCGCCGGATCTCCGCGGAGATCTCCACCTACATCCTCGAGCTCGGCGAGGACGGGCGCCTCGTCACCCTCCAGCACGAAGAGCTCATGGGGTCGTTCGGCAACGTGCAGTTCAACCTGCTCCGCGACTACATCGACGCGATCCCCGAGCACGCGGAGATCGCCCGGGTCATGGACAACCTCACCCGACTGTCGGGCAGCGAGCTCGTCGACATCGATGTCGTCGCCCGCTCGATCGGCGCCTCGGCGGCGAGCGAGTCGCTCGATCGTCACGTGTACCCGCTCGGCTACCGCGTGCTGTCCTCGATCCGACGGGTCCCCTCACTCGTCGTCGACCGGCTCGCCGAGCACTTCGGTCGCTTCACCGAGCTCCTCGCCGCCGACGTCACCGAGCTCAAGTCCGTCGAGGGCGTGGGCGAGCACCGGGCGCGGATCGTCCGCGAAGGGCTCAACCGGATCGTCGAGGAGGCCACCGAGGGCTGA
- a CDS encoding A/G-specific adenine glycosylase, with protein sequence MVDWFARHARDLPWRAAGTSAWGILVSEVMSQQTPMVRVAPRWTEWMDRWPTPADLAAASPAEVLLAWDTLGYPRRALRLRETAVAIAEEHGNTVPVGEAALRALPGVGDYTAAAVTSFAHRAPATVLDVNIRRVLGRVFAGRSHPTPAPTRRERDWAAALVPGTGHVEWNAGLMELGALVCTSRNPDCAACPLRGDCDWYDAGRPIDPARRPSTQTWHGTDRQLRGAIMAALRADPDTEVPVALLVTETADLDPEALTALPDPVEAAVLRVRALGSAERVARLVAALVADGLAERTAGDAGEERLRLPR encoded by the coding sequence GTGGTCGACTGGTTCGCCCGCCACGCCCGCGACCTGCCGTGGCGGGCGGCGGGGACCTCGGCCTGGGGCATTCTCGTGAGCGAGGTCATGTCGCAGCAGACCCCGATGGTGCGCGTCGCCCCGCGCTGGACGGAGTGGATGGACCGCTGGCCCACCCCGGCGGACCTCGCCGCCGCCTCCCCCGCCGAGGTGCTCCTCGCCTGGGACACCCTGGGCTACCCGCGCCGGGCCCTGCGGCTGCGCGAGACCGCCGTCGCGATCGCTGAGGAGCACGGGAACACCGTGCCCGTGGGCGAGGCTGCACTGCGCGCCCTCCCGGGGGTCGGCGACTACACCGCGGCGGCGGTGACCTCGTTCGCCCATCGCGCGCCGGCCACCGTCCTCGACGTCAACATCCGGCGGGTGCTCGGGCGCGTGTTCGCCGGTCGGTCGCACCCGACACCGGCACCCACCCGCAGGGAACGGGACTGGGCGGCGGCCCTCGTCCCGGGGACCGGTCACGTCGAGTGGAACGCCGGCCTCATGGAGCTCGGTGCTCTCGTGTGCACCTCGCGGAATCCCGACTGCGCGGCATGCCCGCTGCGCGGGGACTGCGACTGGTATGACGCCGGGCGGCCGATCGACCCGGCGCGCCGGCCGAGCACCCAGACCTGGCACGGCACCGACCGGCAGCTCCGGGGTGCGATCATGGCCGCTCTGCGCGCGGACCCGGACACGGAGGTGCCTGTGGCGCTGCTCGTCACGGAGACCGCCGACCTCGATCCCGAGGCGCTCACCGCGCTGCCGGATCCGGTCGAGGCAGCGGTGCTGCGCGTACGGGCGCTCGGCTCGGCCGAACGGGTGGCGCGGCTCGTCGCGGCACTCGTCGCCGACGGCCTCGCCGAGCGAACGGCCGGGGACGCCGGTGAGGAGCGCCTGCGCCTGCCGCGGTGA
- a CDS encoding amino-acid N-acetyltransferase — protein MTGQPPISPPAPEARELPSGLFLRRARTPDVAAIRALVEPLAEERILVAKDPVNYFESLQEFRLVVDRPADGPEVVVGCAALHVLWEDLAEARTVATHPDYRGRGIGRSLMEQILADARDIGVSRVFCLTFETRFFQSLGFEEISGTPVSPEVYVELLHSHDEGTAEFLDLARVKPNTLGNSRMLKHL, from the coding sequence ATGACTGGTCAACCTCCGATCTCCCCTCCGGCGCCCGAAGCGCGCGAGCTGCCGAGCGGACTCTTCCTCCGCCGGGCCCGGACGCCGGACGTGGCAGCGATCCGGGCGCTCGTCGAGCCCCTCGCCGAGGAGCGGATCCTCGTCGCCAAGGACCCGGTCAACTACTTCGAGTCCCTCCAGGAGTTCCGGCTCGTCGTTGACCGCCCCGCTGACGGGCCCGAGGTCGTCGTCGGGTGCGCGGCCCTCCATGTCCTGTGGGAAGACCTCGCCGAGGCGCGCACCGTGGCGACCCACCCGGACTACCGGGGCCGCGGGATCGGCCGCTCGCTCATGGAGCAGATCCTCGCCGACGCGCGGGACATCGGGGTGTCCCGGGTGTTCTGCCTGACCTTCGAGACCCGGTTCTTCCAGTCACTCGGCTTCGAGGAGATCTCCGGCACCCCGGTGTCACCCGAGGTGTACGTCGAGCTCCTCCACTCCCACGACGAGGGCACCGCGGAGTTCCTCGACCTCGCGCGGGTCAAGCCGAACACGCTCGGCAACTCACGGATGCTTAAGCACCTCTGA